The nucleotide window GCGCATCTTTATAGCGAACCCAGGCAACTTCAGCATCACGAAACCGCGCTGCGCCGATCGAATCTGGAGAGCGATTGACGCTGGAATCGCCGTCCTTAATCGCGGTCAATACTTCATGGTATACCCTATTAAGGTCTTTGTCAACCTTTTCAAAAGTTTGTCTGTAGATCGGATCGTGCTCGGTCCCAACCATCGATTGAGAGGATGCTGGAAGCGATAAGTGCACGATTACCATAGCAACAAGAATCTGAATCGCAATTCTCATACTGCCCTACAATTGATTAACCAACTCCTTAAACACTCTCCCTCGGTGCTCGTAGTTTTCGAACATATCGAAGCTCGCGCAGGCGGGGGATAGGAGCACGATGTCGCCGGGCGCTGCAGCTTCTTTCGCTAATCGCACGGCCTCTTCCATTGACATTCCGGCGGAGTGAATCGGCTTCATCCCTTTGAAGAACTTCTCTATTTTCTCAGCACCTTTGCCGACGGTTACGATCGCCTTCACGTGCTGCTCGACCAAGTCT belongs to Bacteroidota bacterium and includes:
- a CDS encoding lysozyme inhibitor LprI family protein, with amino-acid sequence MRIAIQILVAMVIVHLSLPASSQSMVGTEHDPIYRQTFEKVDKDLNRVYHEVLTAIKDGDSSVNRSPDSIGAARFRDAEVAWVRYKDAQILALWPLMNNDNAKQIYGSMLPMCALITKTALERIRIAELKLWLQEVTGEISGDPCNSEIFEGISKKLILSKNREP